From Aptenodytes patagonicus chromosome 1, bAptPat1.pri.cur, whole genome shotgun sequence, one genomic window encodes:
- the LOC143166743 gene encoding uncharacterized protein LOC143166743 isoform X1 encodes MDQGEEQDHEALEETHMGGEVGPLPDHLASTDQQDMLAAGSGGGEEQLGDSHGSQRSCPEAEQGDCEEEEEAKLPCSDISLVKRQERRVAAASRRAPRAERPTICSECGKGFSRSIHLIQHQRMHTGERPFLCGECGKGFSQSSHLIQHQRVHTGQKPYTCAECGKSFSQSSNLLKHQRIHTGLKPYVCSECGKIFSDSSTCIKHQRMHTGERPYKCPACGKSFSQHSHLLQHQRAHDGIRPYACGQCGKRFGQSSDLINHARTHTGEKPYKCSQCGRGFSGNSNLIKHTRIHTGEQPYRCTQCGESFRFQPQLVRHQKHHTE; translated from the exons ATGGACCAAGGAGAAGAACAAGATCATGAGGCCTTGGAGGAGACGCACATGG GTGGTGAGGTAGGTCCCCTTCCAGATCACCTTGCAAGCACAGATCAGCAGGACATGTTGGCAGCAGGGTccggaggaggagaggaacagtTGGGGGACAGCCATGGAAGTCAGCGCAGTTGCCCAGAGGCGGAGCAAGGTGActgtgaggaggaagaggaggctaaaCTGCCTTGCTCTGATATCAGCCTGGTGAAAAGACAGGAGAGAAGGGTGGCAGCAGCCTCACGGCGAGCCCCTCGTGCAGAGCGGCCCACCATCTGCTCTGAGTGTGGCAAGGGCTTCAGTCGGAGCATCCACCTCATCCAGCACCAGCGAATGCATACTGGGGAGCGACCGTTCCTGTGCGGGGAGTGTGGCAAGGGCTTCAGCCAGAGCTCCCATCTCATCCAGCACCAGCGGGTCCACACGGGCCAGAAACCCTACACCTGTGCCGAGTGTGGGAAGAGCTTTAGCCAGAGCTCCAACCTCCTTAAGCACCAGCGTATCCACACTGGGCTCAAACCCTACGTGTGCAGCGAGTGCGGGAAGATCTTCAGCGACAGCTCCACCTGCATCAAACACCAGCGTATGCACACAGGCGAGCGGCCCTACAAGTGCCCAGCTTGCGGGAAAAGCTTCAGCCAACACTCCCACCTCCTTCAGCACCAGCGAGCCCACGACGGCATCCGGCCTTATGCCTGTGGGCAGTGTGGCAAACGTTTTGGGCAGAGCTCTGACCTCATTAACCACGCTCGTACCCATACTGGCGAGAAGCCTTACAAATGCAGCCAGTGCGGCCGGGGCTTCAGTGGCAACTCCAACCTGATCAAGCATACCCGCATCcacacaggggagcagccgtACCGCTGCACCCAGTGTGGGGAAAGCTTTCGGTTCCAGCCCCAGCTGGTGCGCCACCAGAAGCATCATACAGAGTAG
- the LOC143166743 gene encoding uncharacterized protein LOC143166743 isoform X2, whose amino-acid sequence MLAAGSGGGEEQLGDSHGSQRSCPEAEQGDCEEEEEAKLPCSDISLVKRQERRVAAASRRAPRAERPTICSECGKGFSRSIHLIQHQRMHTGERPFLCGECGKGFSQSSHLIQHQRVHTGQKPYTCAECGKSFSQSSNLLKHQRIHTGLKPYVCSECGKIFSDSSTCIKHQRMHTGERPYKCPACGKSFSQHSHLLQHQRAHDGIRPYACGQCGKRFGQSSDLINHARTHTGEKPYKCSQCGRGFSGNSNLIKHTRIHTGEQPYRCTQCGESFRFQPQLVRHQKHHTE is encoded by the coding sequence ATGTTGGCAGCAGGGTccggaggaggagaggaacagtTGGGGGACAGCCATGGAAGTCAGCGCAGTTGCCCAGAGGCGGAGCAAGGTGActgtgaggaggaagaggaggctaaaCTGCCTTGCTCTGATATCAGCCTGGTGAAAAGACAGGAGAGAAGGGTGGCAGCAGCCTCACGGCGAGCCCCTCGTGCAGAGCGGCCCACCATCTGCTCTGAGTGTGGCAAGGGCTTCAGTCGGAGCATCCACCTCATCCAGCACCAGCGAATGCATACTGGGGAGCGACCGTTCCTGTGCGGGGAGTGTGGCAAGGGCTTCAGCCAGAGCTCCCATCTCATCCAGCACCAGCGGGTCCACACGGGCCAGAAACCCTACACCTGTGCCGAGTGTGGGAAGAGCTTTAGCCAGAGCTCCAACCTCCTTAAGCACCAGCGTATCCACACTGGGCTCAAACCCTACGTGTGCAGCGAGTGCGGGAAGATCTTCAGCGACAGCTCCACCTGCATCAAACACCAGCGTATGCACACAGGCGAGCGGCCCTACAAGTGCCCAGCTTGCGGGAAAAGCTTCAGCCAACACTCCCACCTCCTTCAGCACCAGCGAGCCCACGACGGCATCCGGCCTTATGCCTGTGGGCAGTGTGGCAAACGTTTTGGGCAGAGCTCTGACCTCATTAACCACGCTCGTACCCATACTGGCGAGAAGCCTTACAAATGCAGCCAGTGCGGCCGGGGCTTCAGTGGCAACTCCAACCTGATCAAGCATACCCGCATCcacacaggggagcagccgtACCGCTGCACCCAGTGTGGGGAAAGCTTTCGGTTCCAGCCCCAGCTGGTGCGCCACCAGAAGCATCATACAGAGTAG